The following coding sequences are from one Dehalococcoidia bacterium window:
- a CDS encoding maleylpyruvate isomerase N-terminal domain-containing protein produces the protein MATKEEIIRGVELLIQEGQRAAKALTPEDWARTQDMGGWKNNEVLAHVASVGGLVAPMVQGMTNAPAGSDAGASVDIDALNAAMVGQRKDKSVAELADEIADAYTKVIEFVRAAPDDTLAKTASFRGYVDVPVSDLMMRMVVLHGLAHLYSAYSAVFDRK, from the coding sequence GTGGCGACCAAAGAAGAAATTATCCGTGGCGTAGAACTGCTCATCCAGGAAGGCCAGCGCGCTGCGAAGGCTCTCACTCCCGAGGATTGGGCGCGTACGCAGGACATGGGCGGCTGGAAGAACAACGAAGTGCTCGCACACGTCGCGTCGGTAGGCGGACTCGTCGCGCCGATGGTGCAGGGAATGACCAATGCGCCCGCAGGCTCAGACGCCGGCGCCAGCGTCGACATAGACGCGCTCAACGCAGCGATGGTTGGCCAGCGCAAGGACAAGTCTGTCGCTGAACTCGCCGACGAGATCGCGGACGCCTACACGAAGGTGATCGAGTTCGTCCGCGCGGCACCCGATGACACGCTGGCGAAGACAGCATCATTCCGGGGTTACGTCGACGTGCCCGTTAGCGACCTCATGATGCGGATGGTCGTGCTGCACGGTCTGGCGCACCTGTACAGCGCGTACTCCGCGGTCTTCGACCGGAAGTGA
- a CDS encoding putative quinol monooxygenase, with amino-acid sequence MIAVVAKLTVQEGKEDEFKAAGAEMVAAVKTNEAGRTLQYSLTQSQKAPTEFYFIESYADDAAMADHGKTPHMAAFGGKIGGMLAGRPEITRLDIVATVD; translated from the coding sequence ATGATCGCGGTCGTCGCGAAACTCACGGTGCAAGAAGGCAAGGAAGACGAATTCAAGGCTGCCGGCGCGGAGATGGTGGCCGCCGTGAAAACCAACGAGGCCGGGCGCACCCTCCAGTACAGCCTGACACAGTCACAAAAGGCGCCGACGGAGTTCTATTTCATCGAATCGTACGCGGATGATGCGGCGATGGCCGACCACGGCAAGACGCCCCACATGGCCGCGTTCGGTGGCAAGATTGGCGGCATGCTGGCGGGGCGGCCGGAAATCACGCGGTTGGACATCGTCGCGACGGTGGATTAA